A DNA window from Stutzerimonas stutzeri contains the following coding sequences:
- a CDS encoding NAD-dependent epimerase/dehydratase family protein codes for MADAPILVTGGAGFIGSNLVDALLARGYAVRVLDNLSTGKRENLPQSTDVELIVGDVADAECVRLAMQGCRAVVHLAAVASVQASVDDPFGTHQSNLIGTLNLCEAMREAGVKRVLFASSAAVYGNNGEGQSIDEDTPKAPLTPYAADKLASEHYLDFYRRQHGLEPVVFRFFNIFGPRQDPSSPYSGVISIFTERAQKGLSIAVFGDGEQTRDFVYVGDLVDVLVQALESPGVLEGAVNVGLNQATSLNQLLEAIGDVLGGLPEVNYQAPRSGDIRHSRANNARLLQRYRLPEPPTSMREGLAKLLGL; via the coding sequence ATGGCTGATGCCCCAATTCTGGTCACCGGCGGTGCCGGGTTCATTGGATCGAATCTGGTCGATGCGCTGCTGGCGCGCGGCTACGCCGTTCGTGTGCTCGACAACCTTTCGACCGGCAAGCGCGAGAACCTGCCGCAGAGCACGGACGTTGAGCTGATCGTCGGTGATGTGGCTGATGCTGAGTGCGTCCGCCTTGCGATGCAGGGCTGTAGAGCTGTTGTGCATCTGGCCGCCGTGGCGTCGGTGCAGGCGTCGGTGGACGATCCGTTCGGTACGCACCAGAGCAACCTGATCGGCACCCTCAATCTGTGCGAGGCAATGCGCGAGGCGGGCGTGAAGCGCGTGCTGTTCGCTTCGAGCGCTGCCGTCTATGGCAACAATGGCGAAGGCCAGTCTATCGACGAAGACACGCCGAAGGCGCCGCTGACGCCTTATGCCGCGGACAAGCTGGCCAGCGAGCATTACCTGGATTTCTATCGCCGCCAGCATGGTCTGGAACCGGTGGTCTTCCGTTTCTTCAATATCTTCGGGCCGCGACAGGATCCCTCGTCACCATATTCCGGTGTGATCAGCATCTTTACCGAGCGCGCGCAGAAGGGCTTGTCAATCGCGGTGTTCGGCGATGGTGAGCAGACGCGAGACTTCGTCTATGTTGGCGACTTGGTCGACGTGCTGGTGCAGGCGCTGGAGTCGCCCGGGGTGCTGGAAGGGGCGGTGAATGTTGGGCTTAATCAGGCGACGTCGCTGAATCAGCTGCTTGAGGCGATCGGCGATGTGCTGGGTGGTTTGCCCGAGGTGAACTATCAGGCTCCGCGTTCGGGGGATATTCGTCATTCGCGAGCGAACAATGCGCGGCTGCTACAGCGCTATCGCCTGCCGGAGCCGCCGACCAGCATGCGGGAAGGGTTGGCGAAGTTGTTGGGCTTGTAA
- a CDS encoding sugar nucleotide-binding protein: MRMRLMLLGGGNALGQALIRLGAEEDIGFLAPRPPAQGWDAASLTQLLDDNRPDVVVNLAYYYDWFQSGQPNETALAAQERAVDRLAELCQHHDFVLLQPSSYRVFDGARTTAYSEKDEVAPLDTRGKALWRIEQSVRSLCPRHVLLRFGWLLDDSRDGVLGRVLQRLEQSDPILLADDRRGNPTPVDDAARVILAVLKQLDCQAPLWGTYHYGGHEASTPLLVGQALLGEAGRYRDVTKANLTAVAHADCSDAAAEPQHGVLACKKIFTTFGIKPRAWRTGLPSLLERYYRHG; encoded by the coding sequence ATGCGAATGCGCCTGATGCTGTTGGGCGGCGGCAATGCCCTGGGCCAGGCGCTCATCCGCCTCGGCGCTGAGGAAGACATCGGTTTTCTCGCGCCGCGCCCGCCTGCCCAGGGCTGGGACGCCGCCAGTCTTACCCAGTTGCTCGACGACAACCGTCCGGATGTCGTGGTCAATCTTGCCTACTATTACGACTGGTTTCAGAGCGGGCAGCCCAATGAGACTGCGCTTGCTGCTCAGGAGCGCGCGGTCGATCGCCTCGCCGAACTCTGCCAGCATCACGATTTCGTGCTATTGCAGCCGTCGAGCTACCGCGTGTTCGACGGTGCCCGTACCACGGCGTACAGCGAGAAGGACGAAGTCGCGCCGTTGGACACGCGGGGCAAGGCGCTCTGGCGTATCGAGCAGAGCGTGCGCTCGTTATGTCCACGCCACGTACTGCTGCGTTTTGGCTGGTTGCTTGATGACAGTCGCGACGGTGTATTGGGGCGTGTACTGCAGCGGCTGGAGCAGAGCGATCCGATACTGCTGGCGGATGACCGGCGCGGCAATCCGACGCCAGTGGACGATGCCGCTCGGGTGATCCTGGCGGTGTTGAAGCAGCTCGACTGCCAGGCACCGCTGTGGGGCACCTATCACTACGGCGGGCATGAAGCTTCCACGCCTTTGCTGGTCGGGCAAGCGCTGCTCGGTGAGGCTGGTAGGTACCGCGACGTAACGAAAGCGAACCTGACAGCCGTGGCTCATGCCGATTGTTCAGATGCTGCTGCCGAGCCGCAGCACGGTGTGCTCGCATGCAAAAAGATTTTCACCACATTCGGCATCAAGCCGCGCGCCTGGCGCACGGGGCTGCCGAGCCTGCTGGAGCGCTATTACCGTCATGGCTGA
- a CDS encoding single-stranded DNA-binding protein gives MARGVNKVILIGNVGGDPETRYMPNGNAVTNITLATTDSWKDKQTGQLQERTEWHRVVLFGKVAEIAGEYLRKGSQCYIEGRLQTREWEKDGVKRYTTEIVVDMNGSMQLLGGRGGSADEAPRQARPQREPQQAPRQQAQPQSQQPAARQQPAPDYDSFDDDIPF, from the coding sequence ATGGCCAGAGGGGTGAATAAAGTCATCTTGATCGGCAATGTCGGCGGCGACCCGGAAACCCGCTACATGCCCAATGGCAATGCGGTGACCAACATCACGCTGGCAACCACCGACAGCTGGAAGGATAAGCAGACCGGCCAGCTACAGGAACGCACCGAGTGGCACCGTGTCGTGCTGTTCGGTAAGGTCGCCGAGATCGCCGGCGAATACCTGCGCAAGGGTTCGCAGTGCTACATCGAAGGCCGTCTGCAGACCCGCGAGTGGGAGAAGGACGGCGTCAAGCGCTACACCACCGAGATCGTGGTCGACATGAACGGCAGCATGCAGCTGCTCGGCGGTCGTGGCGGCAGTGCCGACGAAGCACCGCGTCAAGCTCGTCCGCAGCGCGAGCCGCAACAGGCGCCGCGTCAGCAGGCACAGCCGCAGTCGCAGCAGCCCGCTGCACGGCAGCAGCCGGCACCGGACTACGACAGCTTCGACGACGACATCCCCTTCTAG
- a CDS encoding MFS transporter, producing MQDPYSERMSASETRAASGLALVFAFRMLGMFMVLPVLATYGMDLEGATPTLIGLAIGAYGLTQALLQIPFGILSDRIGRLPIIYFGLLIFAAGAALAAMSDSIWGVIAGRILQGAGAISAAVMALLSDLTREQHRTKAMALIGVSIGFSFAVAMIVGPLLTRAFGLSGLFWVTAGMAMLGGVIVAVLPKAEAHVRHRESAVAKQALGLTLRHPDLLRLDFSILALHAILMASFVALPLALVEQGALPKEEHWWVYLTALLVGFFGMIPFIIYGEKKRQMRRVLLGAVTALLLCELFFWWFGNGLWMLVVGMVGFFIAFNLLEASLPSLISKVAPAGGKGTAMGVYSTSQFLGAGLGGVLGGMLYQQGGLALVFGGCAALCALWFVVAFSMREPPYVTSLRLPLSSGALANARLGDDLLQVAGVSDVLIVIDEAAAYIKVDTQLLDRETLDRLVA from the coding sequence ATGCAGGACCCCTACAGCGAGCGCATGAGCGCCAGCGAGACACGCGCAGCCTCCGGGCTGGCATTGGTGTTCGCTTTTCGCATGCTCGGCATGTTCATGGTTTTGCCCGTGCTGGCCACCTACGGCATGGATCTGGAAGGCGCTACGCCGACCCTGATCGGCCTTGCGATAGGTGCCTATGGTTTGACCCAGGCGCTGCTGCAAATTCCCTTCGGTATTCTCTCCGATCGCATCGGGCGCTTGCCGATCATCTATTTCGGCTTGTTGATCTTCGCCGCCGGCGCCGCGCTGGCGGCGATGTCTGACAGCATCTGGGGCGTCATCGCGGGGCGCATTCTGCAAGGAGCCGGAGCGATTTCAGCGGCTGTGATGGCACTTCTTTCAGACTTGACCCGCGAACAGCATCGGACCAAGGCGATGGCGCTGATCGGGGTGAGCATCGGGTTTTCCTTTGCTGTAGCGATGATTGTCGGGCCGTTGCTGACCCGTGCCTTCGGCTTGTCCGGGCTGTTCTGGGTGACCGCTGGGATGGCAATGCTCGGTGGCGTCATCGTCGCAGTGCTACCAAAGGCCGAGGCCCATGTGCGTCATCGAGAGTCCGCGGTCGCCAAGCAGGCGCTCGGGTTGACCCTGCGCCATCCCGATCTACTGCGTCTGGATTTCAGCATCCTGGCGCTGCACGCCATTCTGATGGCCAGTTTCGTCGCGCTGCCGCTGGCGCTGGTGGAGCAGGGCGCGCTGCCCAAAGAAGAGCACTGGTGGGTTTATCTCACGGCCTTGCTAGTCGGCTTCTTCGGCATGATCCCTTTCATTATTTATGGTGAGAAGAAGCGGCAGATGCGTCGCGTGCTGTTGGGGGCGGTCACCGCGTTGCTGCTTTGCGAGCTGTTTTTCTGGTGGTTCGGTAACGGGCTGTGGATGCTGGTTGTCGGCATGGTGGGCTTCTTCATCGCGTTCAATCTGCTGGAAGCTTCCTTGCCATCGCTGATCAGCAAGGTTGCGCCTGCTGGCGGCAAGGGCACCGCAATGGGCGTCTATTCCACGAGTCAGTTCCTTGGTGCCGGTCTGGGTGGCGTGCTGGGCGGCATGCTCTATCAGCAGGGTGGGTTAGCGTTGGTGTTCGGCGGCTGCGCTGCACTCTGCGCGCTGTGGTTCGTGGTCGCTTTCAGCATGCGCGAGCCGCCCTATGTGACCAGTCTGCGCCTGCCTCTCTCCAGCGGTGCGCTCGCTAATGCCAGGCTTGGCGATGACCTGCTGCAGGTTGCCGGAGTCAGCGATGTCCTGATCGTTATCGACGAGGCGGCGGCCTACATCAAGGTCGATACGCAATTGCTGGACCGTGAAACGCTGGATCGTCTTGTCGCTTAA
- the uvrA gene encoding excinuclease ABC subunit UvrA gives MDKILIRGARTHNLKNIDLTLPRDKLIVITGLSGSGKSSLAFDTLYAEGQRRYVESLSAYARQFLSMMEKPDVDTIEGLSPAISIEQKSTSHNPRSTVGTITEIYDYLRLLYARVGTPRCPDHDAPLEAQTVSQMVDQVLALPEGRKLMLLAPVIRERKGEHLAVFDELRAQGFVRARINGRLHELDELPKLDKQKKHSIDVVVDRFKVRGDLQQRLAESFETALKLADGIALVASMEEDDDSEEMIFSARFACPICGHSISELEPKLFSFNNPAGACPTCDGLGVKQFFDAKRLVNGELTLAEGAIRGWDRRNVYYFQMLGSLASHYDFSLDEPFDSLAADQQKFILRGSGRENVEFRYLNDRGDIVKRSHPFEGIIPNLERRYRETESNSVREELAKYLSTQPCPDCRGTRLRREARHVWVGDKTLPAVTAMPIGDATDYFGSLSLSGRRGEIADKILKEISERLQFLVNVGLDYLTLDRSADTLSGGEAQRIRLASQIGAGLVGVMYILDEPSIGLHQRDNERLLGTLRHLRDIGNTVIVVEHDEDAIRLADYVVDIGPGAGIHGGRIVAEGTPDEVMAHPDSLTGKYLSGRVKINYRPERTRRDPKQLLKLKGARGNNLRNVDLEIPVGLLTCITGVSGSGKSTLINNTLFPITATALNGATTLEVAPHDSFDGLQHLDKVVDIDQSPIGRTPRSNPATYTGLFTPIRELFAGVPEARSRGYGPGRFSFNVKGGRCEACQGDGVIKVEMHFLPDIYVPCDVCKGKRYNRETLEVKYKGKSITEVLDMTIEEAREFFDPVPAVARKLQTLIDVGLSYIKLGQSATTLSGGEAQRVKLSRELSKRDTGKTLYILDEPTTGLHFADIQQLLDVLHRLRDHGNTVVVIEHNLDVIKTADWLVDLGPEGGSKGGQIIACGTPEEVADMTQSHTGHFLKPLLERDRH, from the coding sequence TTGGACAAGATTCTGATTCGTGGGGCTCGCACCCACAACCTGAAGAACATCGACCTCACCCTGCCGCGCGACAAGCTGATCGTTATTACCGGCCTGTCCGGTTCCGGCAAGTCTTCGCTGGCTTTCGACACTCTTTACGCCGAAGGCCAGCGCCGTTACGTCGAGTCGCTCTCGGCGTACGCGCGGCAATTCCTCTCGATGATGGAAAAGCCCGACGTAGACACCATCGAGGGGCTATCCCCGGCGATCTCCATCGAGCAGAAATCGACCTCGCACAACCCGCGCTCCACCGTAGGCACCATTACCGAGATCTACGATTACCTGCGCCTGCTTTACGCACGCGTCGGCACGCCGCGCTGCCCGGATCATGACGCACCGCTGGAAGCACAGACCGTCAGCCAGATGGTCGATCAGGTGCTGGCGTTGCCCGAGGGCCGCAAACTCATGCTGCTGGCGCCGGTCATTCGCGAGCGCAAGGGCGAGCATCTGGCCGTGTTTGACGAACTGCGCGCCCAGGGTTTCGTGCGCGCCCGCATCAACGGGCGCCTGCACGAGCTCGACGAACTACCTAAGCTGGACAAACAGAAGAAGCATTCCATCGATGTGGTGGTCGACCGCTTCAAGGTTCGCGGCGACTTGCAGCAACGCCTGGCCGAGTCTTTCGAGACCGCGCTGAAGCTGGCCGATGGCATCGCCCTGGTCGCTTCCATGGAAGAGGATGACGACAGCGAAGAGATGATCTTCTCTGCGCGCTTCGCTTGCCCGATCTGCGGCCACTCGATCAGCGAGCTGGAGCCGAAGCTGTTCTCCTTCAACAACCCGGCCGGCGCCTGCCCGACCTGCGACGGCCTCGGTGTGAAGCAGTTCTTCGATGCCAAACGCCTGGTCAATGGCGAGCTGACCCTTGCCGAAGGCGCCATACGCGGCTGGGATCGACGCAACGTCTACTACTTCCAGATGCTCGGCTCACTGGCCTCGCACTACGACTTCAGCCTGGACGAGCCGTTCGACTCGCTGGCAGCCGACCAACAGAAATTCATCCTGCGCGGCAGCGGTCGCGAAAACGTTGAATTCCGTTATCTCAACGATCGCGGGGATATCGTCAAGCGCTCGCACCCGTTCGAGGGCATCATTCCCAACCTGGAACGGCGCTACCGCGAAACCGAGTCCAACTCGGTTCGCGAAGAGCTGGCCAAGTACCTCAGCACCCAGCCCTGCCCGGACTGTCGCGGCACACGGCTGCGCCGGGAGGCCCGCCACGTATGGGTCGGCGACAAGACTTTGCCTGCGGTTACAGCCATGCCCATCGGCGATGCCACCGACTACTTCGGCAGCCTCTCGCTCAGCGGACGGCGCGGCGAGATCGCCGACAAGATTCTCAAGGAGATCAGTGAACGCCTGCAGTTCCTGGTCAATGTCGGCCTCGATTATCTGACTCTGGACCGCAGCGCAGATACGCTCTCCGGCGGTGAAGCCCAGCGTATCCGCCTGGCCAGCCAGATTGGTGCCGGGCTTGTCGGGGTGATGTACATCCTCGACGAACCGTCGATCGGCCTGCATCAGCGCGACAACGAGCGGCTGCTGGGCACACTTCGTCATCTGCGCGACATCGGCAATACCGTAATCGTCGTCGAGCATGACGAAGATGCGATTCGTCTCGCCGACTACGTGGTAGACATCGGCCCCGGCGCCGGCATACATGGCGGCCGCATCGTCGCTGAGGGCACGCCGGACGAGGTGATGGCGCACCCGGATTCGCTGACCGGCAAGTACCTTTCTGGACGGGTGAAGATCAACTACCGGCCCGAGCGTACTCGTCGTGATCCAAAGCAGCTGCTCAAACTGAAGGGCGCGCGTGGTAACAACCTGCGCAACGTCGACCTGGAAATCCCGGTCGGCCTGCTTACCTGCATCACCGGCGTGTCGGGCTCGGGCAAGTCGACCCTGATCAACAACACGCTGTTCCCGATCACAGCTACTGCGCTCAATGGCGCGACCACGCTGGAAGTAGCGCCGCACGACAGCTTCGATGGCCTGCAGCATCTGGACAAGGTGGTGGATATCGATCAGAGCCCGATCGGCCGCACCCCGCGCTCCAACCCGGCGACCTATACCGGTCTGTTCACGCCGATTCGCGAGCTGTTTGCCGGCGTTCCGGAAGCGCGCTCACGCGGCTACGGTCCGGGCCGCTTCTCTTTCAACGTCAAGGGTGGACGCTGCGAAGCCTGCCAGGGCGACGGTGTGATCAAGGTGGAGATGCACTTCCTGCCGGATATCTACGTGCCCTGCGACGTGTGCAAGGGCAAGCGCTACAACCGCGAGACGCTGGAGGTGAAATACAAGGGCAAGAGCATCACCGAAGTGCTCGATATGACCATCGAAGAAGCCCGCGAATTCTTCGATCCGGTTCCCGCCGTTGCACGCAAACTGCAGACGCTGATAGATGTAGGGCTGTCCTATATCAAGCTGGGGCAAAGTGCGACAACCCTCTCCGGCGGTGAGGCGCAGCGCGTCAAGTTGTCCCGCGAGCTATCCAAGCGCGACACCGGCAAGACCCTGTACATCCTCGACGAACCCACCACCGGCCTGCATTTCGCCGATATCCAGCAACTGCTCGACGTACTGCATCGTCTGCGCGATCACGGCAACACCGTCGTGGTAATCGAGCACAACCTTGACGTGATCAAGACCGCCGACTGGCTGGTCGATCTCGGTCCGGAAGGCGGCTCGAAAGGTGGCCAGATAATCGCCTGCGGTACTCCAGAAGAGGTGGCAGACATGACCCAGTCGCATACGGGCCATTTCCTCAAGCCGTTGCTCGAGCGCGACCGGCACTGA
- a CDS encoding catalase — protein MSQGNTLTTASGAPIADNQNSRSAGARGPLLLDDFHLVEKLAHFNREVIPERRVHAKGSGAYGTLTITADITRYTLAKPFQTVGKQTPLFLRFSTVGGERGSADTERDPRGFAVKFYTEEGNWDVVGNNTPVFFIRDPLKFPDFIHTQKRDPRSNLKSPQMMWDFWSHSPEALHQVTILFSDRGIPDGYRFMHGFGSHTFSMLNAAGERHWVKFHFKSMQGIKNLQPGDAARLAGTDPDYAQRDLFQAIEQGEFPRWKLCIQVMTEGEAATRAENPFDVTKVWSQKDYPLIEVGVVELNRNPQNYFAEVEQATFAPSNVVPGVGLSPDRMLQGRVFAYADAQRYRVGTNHQQLPVNAPRCPASNYQRDGAMRFDGNGGSAPNYEPNSHADAPKQVPRYAEPALALSGGADRYDHRVDGDYFSQAGALFRLMTGEQQQLLINNIVGAMKGVSRDVQLRQLGYFFQADADYGAGIALGLGVHPSEVA, from the coding sequence ATGAGCCAGGGCAATACCCTTACTACCGCTAGCGGCGCTCCGATCGCCGACAACCAGAATTCTCGCTCCGCTGGTGCTCGCGGGCCGTTGTTGCTGGATGACTTCCATCTGGTTGAAAAGCTTGCACACTTCAACCGCGAAGTCATTCCAGAGCGCCGCGTACATGCAAAAGGCTCAGGTGCTTACGGCACCCTGACAATCACCGCTGACATCACTCGATATACCCTGGCTAAGCCTTTTCAGACTGTCGGCAAGCAAACGCCCTTGTTTCTGCGGTTCTCCACTGTCGGAGGCGAGCGTGGCTCGGCGGATACCGAGCGTGATCCACGCGGTTTTGCGGTTAAGTTTTACACTGAAGAAGGCAACTGGGATGTGGTGGGCAACAACACCCCGGTGTTCTTCATTCGTGATCCTCTGAAGTTTCCTGACTTCATTCATACGCAGAAACGTGACCCTCGAAGCAACCTGAAAAGCCCGCAAATGATGTGGGACTTCTGGTCCCATTCGCCCGAGGCGTTGCACCAGGTCACCATCCTGTTTTCCGATCGTGGCATCCCTGACGGCTACCGCTTCATGCACGGGTTCGGTAGTCACACGTTCAGTATGCTCAACGCTGCTGGCGAGCGGCACTGGGTGAAGTTTCACTTCAAGAGCATGCAAGGGATCAAGAACTTGCAGCCGGGCGACGCGGCTCGCTTGGCTGGCACGGATCCGGACTACGCCCAGCGCGATCTTTTTCAGGCAATCGAGCAGGGCGAGTTCCCTCGGTGGAAGCTTTGCATTCAGGTGATGACCGAAGGGGAGGCGGCCACCCGCGCCGAAAACCCCTTCGACGTTACCAAGGTATGGTCACAGAAGGACTATCCGTTGATTGAAGTGGGTGTCGTCGAGCTCAATCGTAACCCGCAGAACTATTTTGCAGAGGTCGAGCAGGCTACATTCGCTCCGAGTAATGTTGTGCCGGGCGTCGGCCTGTCACCGGATCGTATGCTTCAGGGGCGGGTGTTTGCCTACGCTGATGCTCAGCGTTACCGGGTCGGTACCAATCACCAGCAGCTCCCGGTTAACGCACCGCGCTGCCCTGCCAGCAACTACCAGCGCGACGGTGCCATGCGTTTCGACGGCAATGGTGGCTCTGCGCCGAACTATGAGCCGAACAGTCACGCCGATGCACCGAAGCAGGTGCCGCGTTATGCAGAACCGGCTCTCGCGCTTTCCGGCGGCGCGGACCGTTATGATCATCGCGTCGACGGCGATTATTTTAGCCAGGCCGGGGCGCTGTTCAGGTTGATGACGGGCGAGCAGCAGCAGTTGCTGATCAACAACATCGTTGGTGCGATGAAGGGCGTATCGCGTGATGTGCAGTTGCGTCAGTTGGGGTACTTCTTCCAGGCCGACGCGGATTACGGTGCGGGTATCGCCCTGGGGCTAGGCGTCCATCCGAGCGAAGTCGCATAA
- the rplQ gene encoding 50S ribosomal protein L17 — MRHRKSGRHLSRTSAHRKAMFQNMAVSLFEHELIKTTLPKAKELRRVAEPLITLAKEDSVANRRLAFDRTRSKAIVGKLFNDLGKRYATRQGGYLRILKCGFRAGDNAPMAYVELVDRPVTGEVEAAAE; from the coding sequence ATGCGTCATCGTAAAAGTGGCCGTCACCTGAGCCGCACCAGCGCCCACCGCAAGGCCATGTTTCAGAACATGGCGGTGTCGCTGTTCGAGCACGAACTGATCAAGACCACCCTGCCCAAGGCGAAAGAGCTGCGTCGTGTCGCTGAGCCTCTGATCACCCTGGCCAAGGAAGACAGCGTCGCCAACCGTCGTCTGGCTTTCGACCGTACCCGTTCGAAAGCTATCGTCGGCAAACTGTTCAACGATTTGGGCAAGCGCTACGCCACCCGTCAGGGCGGTTATCTGCGCATCCTCAAGTGCGGTTTCCGTGCTGGGGATAACGCTCCTATGGCCTACGTCGAGCTGGTGGACCGTCCGGTCACTGGTGAGGTTGAGGCTGCAGCCGAGTAA
- a CDS encoding DNA-directed RNA polymerase subunit alpha translates to MQSSVNEFLTPRHIDVQVVSPTRAKITLEPLERGFGHTLGNALRRILLSSMPGCAVVEAEIDGVLHEYSAIEGVQEDVIEILLNLKGIAIKLHGRDEVTLSLVKKGAGAVTAADIQLDHDVEIVNGDHLIANLAANGSINMKLKVARGRGYEPADARQSDEDESRSIGRLQLDATFSPVRRVAYVVENARVEQRTNLDKLVIDLETNGTLDPEEAIRRAATILQQQLAAFVDLKGDSEPVVIEQEDEIDPILLRPVDDLELTVRSANCLKAENIYYIGDLIQRTEVELLKTPNLGKKSLTEIKDVLASRGLSLGMRLDNWPPASLKKDDKATA, encoded by the coding sequence ATGCAGAGTTCGGTAAATGAGTTCCTGACCCCCCGCCATATTGATGTGCAGGTGGTCAGTCCGACCCGTGCCAAGATCACTCTCGAGCCCCTCGAGCGTGGTTTTGGCCACACCCTTGGCAACGCGCTGCGTCGTATTCTGTTGTCCTCCATGCCCGGCTGCGCTGTGGTCGAGGCTGAGATCGACGGTGTGCTCCACGAGTACAGCGCCATCGAGGGCGTGCAGGAAGATGTCATCGAAATCCTGCTAAACCTCAAAGGTATCGCCATCAAGCTGCACGGCCGTGATGAAGTGACCTTGAGCCTGGTGAAGAAGGGCGCGGGCGCTGTTACCGCTGCCGATATCCAGCTGGATCACGATGTCGAAATCGTCAATGGCGATCACCTGATCGCCAACCTGGCGGCCAACGGCTCGATCAACATGAAGCTCAAGGTCGCTCGCGGCCGTGGTTACGAGCCTGCTGATGCGCGTCAGAGCGATGAAGACGAAAGCCGTAGCATCGGTCGTCTGCAGCTCGACGCTACCTTCAGTCCGGTTCGTCGCGTGGCTTACGTGGTCGAGAATGCTCGTGTCGAGCAGCGCACCAACCTGGACAAACTGGTCATTGACCTGGAAACCAACGGCACCCTGGATCCCGAAGAGGCGATCCGTCGTGCAGCGACCATCCTGCAACAGCAGCTGGCTGCGTTCGTCGACCTTAAGGGCGACAGCGAGCCGGTAGTTATCGAGCAGGAAGACGAGATCGATCCGATCCTGTTGCGTCCGGTTGATGACCTGGAGCTGACCGTACGTTCGGCCAACTGCCTGAAAGCGGAAAACATCTATTACATCGGTGACCTGATTCAGCGCACCGAAGTAGAGCTGTTGAAAACGCCGAATCTGGGCAAGAAATCCCTGACTGAAATCAAGGATGTTCTGGCTTCGCGTGGTTTGTCCCTGGGTATGCGTCTGGATAACTGGCCGCCGGCAAGTCTCAAGAAGGACGATAAGGCCACTGCCTGA
- the rpsD gene encoding 30S ribosomal protein S4: MARYIGPKCKLSRREGTDLFLKSGARALESKCNIETPPGVHGQRRGRLSDYGTQLREKQKVRRIYGVLERQFSGYYKEAASRKGATGENLLQLLECRLDNVVYRMGFGSTRAESRQLVSHKSISVNGQTVNVPSYQVKAGDVVEVREKCRNQLRIAQALELCAQRGRVEWVEVDADKKSGVFKNVPARSDLSADINENLIVELYSK; encoded by the coding sequence ATGGCTCGTTATATTGGTCCCAAGTGCAAACTGTCTCGTCGTGAAGGCACCGATCTCTTCCTGAAGAGTGGTGCGCGCGCGCTAGAATCTAAGTGCAATATCGAAACGCCCCCAGGTGTTCACGGTCAGCGCCGCGGGCGTCTGTCCGACTACGGCACCCAGCTGCGTGAAAAGCAAAAGGTACGCCGTATCTACGGTGTGCTGGAGCGTCAGTTCAGCGGTTACTACAAGGAAGCCGCTAGCCGTAAGGGCGCTACTGGCGAGAACCTGCTGCAGCTGCTCGAGTGCCGCCTAGACAACGTCGTGTACCGTATGGGCTTCGGCTCGACGCGTGCCGAGTCGCGTCAGTTGGTCTCGCACAAGTCGATCAGCGTCAACGGTCAGACCGTGAACGTCCCGTCGTACCAGGTCAAGGCCGGTGACGTGGTGGAAGTTCGCGAGAAGTGCCGTAACCAGCTGCGTATCGCCCAGGCCCTCGAGCTGTGCGCTCAGCGCGGCCGCGTTGAATGGGTCGAAGTAGATGCCGACAAAAAATCTGGTGTTTTCAAGAATGTTCCGGCTCGCAGTGATCTGTCCGCCGACATTAACGAAAACCTGATTGTCGAGCTCTACTCCAAGTAA
- the rpsK gene encoding 30S ribosomal protein S11, which produces MAKPAARPRKKVKKTVVDGIAHIHASFNNTIVTITDRQGNALSWATSGGSGFRGSRKSTPFAAQIAAERAGQAALEYGLKNLDVNVKGPGPGRESAVRALNACGYKIASITDVTPIPHNGCRPPKKRRV; this is translated from the coding sequence ATGGCAAAACCTGCTGCTCGTCCTCGTAAAAAAGTCAAAAAGACAGTGGTTGATGGGATCGCCCACATCCACGCGTCTTTCAACAATACTATCGTGACCATCACCGATCGTCAGGGCAATGCGTTGTCTTGGGCTACCTCCGGTGGTTCCGGTTTCCGCGGCTCGCGTAAGAGCACTCCGTTCGCTGCCCAGATCGCTGCAGAGCGCGCTGGTCAAGCTGCTTTGGAGTACGGCCTGAAGAACCTCGACGTCAACGTCAAGGGTCCGGGTCCGGGTCGTGAGTCCGCCGTGCGTGCTTTGAACGCATGTGGTTATAAAATCGCCAGCATCACCGACGTGACGCCTATCCCGCATAACGGGTGCCGTCCGCCGAAGAAGCGCCGCGTGTAA
- the rpsM gene encoding 30S ribosomal protein S13 — MARIAGVNIPDNKHTVISLTYIFGVGRTRAQEICAATGVNPAAKIKDLSDEQVELLRGEVGKFIVEGDLRREVNMKIKRLMDLGCYRGLRHRRGLPVRGQRTKTNARTRKGPRKPIRK; from the coding sequence ATGGCCCGTATTGCAGGCGTAAACATTCCGGATAACAAGCACACTGTTATCTCGCTGACCTACATCTTCGGTGTTGGTCGCACCCGTGCGCAGGAAATCTGCGCCGCTACCGGTGTGAATCCGGCAGCAAAGATCAAGGATCTTTCCGACGAGCAGGTCGAACTGCTGCGTGGCGAAGTTGGCAAGTTCATCGTTGAAGGCGACCTTCGTCGCGAAGTCAACATGAAAATCAAGCGCTTGATGGACCTGGGTTGCTATCGCGGCCTGCGTCATCGTCGTGGTCTGCCGGTGCGCGGTCAGCGTACCAAGACCAACGCTCGTACCCGTAAGGGCCCGCGCAAGCCGATCCGCAAGTAA